In Vicia villosa cultivar HV-30 ecotype Madison, WI unplaced genomic scaffold, Vvil1.0 ctg.006757F_1_1, whole genome shotgun sequence, one genomic interval encodes:
- the LOC131643052 gene encoding uncharacterized protein LOC131643052 isoform X2 produces the protein MQKHDTFSLWKRFLLHRISISRAFPDLPILALVDWYDLHSGIIDQMGNHNDIATCIGYSNETCLLITSGFDNKLLSWDVRTKKASLIVLSFFHVFSLKT, from the exons ATGCAGAAGCACGATACATTTTCATTGTGGAAAAG ATTTCTTCTTCATCGAATCAGTATCAGTAGAGCATTTCCAGACCTACCAATTTTAGCTTTGGTGGATTG GTATGACTTGCATTCAGGAATCATTGACCAAATGGGTAATCACAACGACATAGCAACATGCATTGGATATTCCAATGAAACAT GTTTGTTAATTACTTCAGGATTTGACAACAAGTTATTGTCATGGGACGTTCGTACGAAGAAGGCTTCTCTTATTGTGTTGAGTTTCTTTCATGTATTTTCTCTTAAAACTTAG
- the LOC131643052 gene encoding uncharacterized protein LOC131643052 isoform X1, whose product MFFHQIPSFDVATRFLLHRISISRAFPDLPILALVDWYDLHSGIIDQMGNHNDIATCIGYSNETCLLITSGFDNKLLSWDVRTKKASLIVLSFFHVFSLKT is encoded by the exons ATGTTTTTTCATCAAATTCCAAGCTTTGATGTGGCCACAAG ATTTCTTCTTCATCGAATCAGTATCAGTAGAGCATTTCCAGACCTACCAATTTTAGCTTTGGTGGATTG GTATGACTTGCATTCAGGAATCATTGACCAAATGGGTAATCACAACGACATAGCAACATGCATTGGATATTCCAATGAAACAT GTTTGTTAATTACTTCAGGATTTGACAACAAGTTATTGTCATGGGACGTTCGTACGAAGAAGGCTTCTCTTATTGTGTTGAGTTTCTTTCATGTATTTTCTCTTAAAACTTAG
- the LOC131643053 gene encoding auxin response factor 19-like, translating to MACLCWTFGFFATCWKSCVVYFPQGHGEQVAASMQKQTDFIPSYPNLPSKLICMLRNVALHADPETGEVYAQMTLQPVTKYDNEAILASDFGLKQNRQPTKFFCKSLTASDTRTHGGFSVLRRVAEKIFPPLVCIQYYRFSGFMLAKFG from the exons ATGGCATGCCTGTGCTGGACCTTTGGTTTCTTTGCCACCTGTTGGAAGTCTTGTGTGGTTTACTTTCCTCAAGGACACGGCGAGCAA GTTGCAGCTTCCATGCAAAAGCAGACCGACTTCATACCTAGTTATCCTAACCTTCCATCCAAGTTGATTTGCATGCTTCGCAATGTTGCCTTGCAT GCTGATCCTGAAACTGGCGAAGTCTATGCACAGATGACTCTTCAACCTGTAACCAAA TATGACAATGAGGCAATACTGGCATCAGACTTTGGCCTCAAACAAAACCGTCAACCGACCAAATTCTTTTGCAAGTCTCTAACAGCTAGTGACACAAGGACTCATGGTGGATTTTCTGTTCTTCGTAGAGTAGCTGAGAAAATATTCCCACCTTTGGTATGTATACAATATTATCGTTTTTCTGGATTCATGTTAGCAAAATTTGGTTGA